Below is a genomic region from Oceanispirochaeta sp..
CCTGGGAATGTTTCCCCTTGCCTTTCTGGGGGGGGCTGGAACGGAACAGGTGCAGCCGATTGCTCAGACAATTATAGGAGGGCTGCTGGCCAGTTCAATCATGACCTTGTTTGTAACGCCTCTCCTATTCGCAGTAATGAATAAAAGGAGGTTTTCATGATTCGATTGGAAATTATAGCAAACAATACAGTAGAGGAAGACATCATCGAGGCCATGGAACATATTGATAAAGGGTTTTATTATTCAAAGATAAATTCTGTCCATGGCAGAGGGAAATCTGATCCCCGGTGGGGAGATGCTGTCTGGCCCGAAGAGAACTTCATCTTTATTGTATT
It encodes:
- a CDS encoding PG0541 family transporter-associated protein, which encodes MIRLEIIANNTVEEDIIEAMEHIDKGFYYSKINSVHGRGKSDPRWGDAVWPEENFIFIVFCEDDKALEFVKAINKVKERFDREGIKVFAIPFQSPIEI